The Syntrophales bacterium genomic sequence GAGGATGACCACGGCCGTGCCGTGCTGGTCGTCGTGAAAGACGGGGATGTCCAGCTCCGCCTTCAGGCGCTCTTCGATCTCGAAACAGCGGGGCGCCGAGATGTCCTCCAGGTTCACGCCGCCGAATCCCGGGGCGATCCACTTCACCGCCTGGACGATCTCCTCCGGATCTTTCGTGTCCAGGCAGATCGGGAAGGCGTCCACTCCCCCGAACTCCTTGAACAGCAGGGCCTTTCCCTCCATGACCGGCAGGGCCGCCCGGGGACCGATGTCGCCGAGGCCGAGCACCGCGGTTCCGTCGGTCACGACGGCCACCATGTTCTTCTTCATGGTCAGGTCGAAGACCCGGTCCGGCTCCTCATGGATGGCCGTCGACACGCGGGCCACGCCGGGGGTGTAGGCCATGCTCAGGTCCGCCCTCGTTTTCAGGGGGAGCTTGCTCCGGATTTCGATCTTTCCCCCAGCGTGGAGCATGAAGGTCCGGTCCGTCACGTGGAGTAGGCGGATGTCCCGGACTCTCCGGACGGCCGTCGTGACCCGGTCCAGCATTGCCGTATCCGCGGCGTTCACGACGATGTCCCGGACGATCGCCTCGCCGCGGAATCCGGCGATGTCCACCGAGCCGATGTTTCCCCCGGCCCGGCCGATGGCCGCCAGGACGCGGGCCAGCATGCCGGGGCGGTTCGGGATCTCCATGCGGAGGAGGATGCTGTAGCTGGGGCTGGTTGTGCGGATCATGGTTCACCTCCAGGGGGGCGGATCGCCCGGGAAGAGGAGGCTGCCGGGGCGGCGGGTGTCTGCCCGCCGCCCCCCGGCCGTAATGTGGAAGGTTCTGTCGGGGACCCCCGCGGGTGTGGAATTCTCCCGGGGAGCCGGAAATGATTCACTCAGTGCTTGAAATGCCGCCGGCCGGTGAAGATCATGGCCATGCCGTGCTCGTCTGCCGCCTGGATAGCCTCATCGTCCCGCACGGAGCCTCCCGGCTGGACGATGGCGGTGACACCCGCCTCCGCCGCCAGGTCCACGTTGTCGCGGAACGGGAAGAAGGCGTCCGAGCCGAGGACCGTTCCCTGCGTCGGCAGGTTGGCCTTCATCCGGGCGATCTTGACGGAGTCCACCCGGCTCATCTGCCCGGCGCCGACCCCCACGAGCTGGTCCTTCGTCGCCAGGACGATGGCGTTGGACTTGACGTGCTTCACCACACGCCAGGCAAAGTCCAGGGCCTGGTACTCCTCCTCCGTGGGGGCTCGCTTCGTGACGACCTTTGCCTGCCGGAGGTCGAAGGCGTCGGTGTCCCGCTCCTGCAGGAGAAGC encodes the following:
- a CDS encoding NAD-dependent malic enzyme; this translates as MIRTTSPSYSILLRMEIPNRPGMLARVLAAIGRAGGNIGSVDIAGFRGEAIVRDIVVNAADTAMLDRVTTAVRRVRDIRLLHVTDRTFMLHAGGKIEIRSKLPLKTRADLSMAYTPGVARVSTAIHEEPDRVFDLTMKKNMVAVVTDGTAVLGLGDIGPRAALPVMEGKALLFKEFGGVDAFPICLDTKDPEEIVQAVKWIAPGFGGVNLEDISAPRCFEIEERLKAELDIPVFHDDQHGTAVVILAGLLNALNIVGKRLEDIGIVINGLGAAGIATIRLLMAAGAGNIVGCDRSGALYRGRKENMNPVKEEIAALTNPERRKGSLRHAMEGADVFIGVSQGNILPPSAVKHMGKDPVVFALANPVPEVAPEAIHKYARIIATGRSDYPNQVNNVLCFPGLFRGVLDSRARSISREMLLAAADAIARSVAPQELGEDHIIPGVFNRKVQEEVAKAVSTAAAETGSARPLEFFLAI